The window AGCAGTTGTTTCATATCTTTTCCTTCCAGATATAGTTGCTGGAGTAGTTCGGCTACTTTTAGCGGTTTCTGGTGAGCAATATGGTCCGTCATCTGAAAAAGCAGATCTTCGTTAATGCTTCCCAGCACTTCAATCACATGCTCATAACTCAGTTGTCCCGGATGATAGGCAATGCATTGATCTAAAATACTGAGGGCATCCCGCAGGGCTCCTTCACCGTTAATAGCTACGGTGGTAAGCGCGCCGTCATCACAATCCATGTCTAAAGAACGACAGATAATCTCCAAACGTTTTTTTATTTCTTCCATTGAAAGTGGTTTGAAATTAAACCGTAAGCATCGGGATAACACCGTGGGTGGAATTTTATGCAATTCCGTTGTGGCTAAAATAAAGACCACATGCGGTGGCGGTTCTTCTAGGGTTTTCAGTAATGCATTAAAAGCTCCGGAACTCAGCATATGCACCTCGTCGATGATATAAACTTTGTACTTGCCTTTTACCGGCGGGTATTTCACACTTTCACGAATTTCACGAATATGATCTACTCCGTTGTTTGATGCGGCATCAATCTCCAGAACGTCCATCACCTGGTCTGAAAGAATGCCCCGGCAAACTTCGCATACGTTACAGGGGTTTCCATCATAAGGATCCAAACAATTAATGGCCCGGGCAAAGATCTTTGCCGTTGACGTTTTACCCGTGCCTCGAATACCAGAAAAAAGGTAGGCATGCGAAATTGAATCGGCTGCAATCTGGTTTTTTAGTGTTTGAACAATATAGGCTTGTCCCATCACTTCTTCAAAAACTTCTGGTCTCCACTTACGGTAAAGCGCTTTGTAACTCACAGTATTTCACCACCTTCATTGATTTGAACCTGAGCAAAGCTTTCCGGACTTCCGAAAACGCTTGGCATTAAATTGTTTAACCAGGGTAACAGCGCTGATTGTCGCAGGGCTTCGGCCACAGCCCCCTGGGCATTAGCCGCTGCAAAGGGAGTCAGTAAAATCGTAATGACCCATATAAGGATCAGCCCTCGAATCAATCCGGCAGCCAAACCAGCCATTCGATTTGCCATGTTTAACACCGGGAGTTTGAAAAATCCGTTGATCAGCAGACCGGCTAAATAAACCAGCTGCTTGACAACGATAAAAACCAGCAGAAAGGAGAAGCAGGAAATCAAAAAATGGAGTAGGGCTTCTGTTGCCTGGGCCAACACCCAATCATCCGCCAGTTCCATCGCACTTTCCAGTCCATTGAATTCCGTATAATCCGGTATCCAGTCCAGCACCACCGATGGTACCGGTAATTGCTGCCATAATGCTTGTATATTTTCTTCGGCCAAATGGTTTACTTCCGGTCTTTCCCAACGAGCTTTTAAGTATCCATAAACCCATTCCCGGATAGAGCCGATCAGAAAAGGAGAGTTGATCCATCTCTCTGTCACCAGATGACTATATTGACTGGCACTCCAATACCCAACCATATAACTGACTAAGCTGGCGATGGTAAGGATTAATCCTCGAGCATATCCCCGAAAAAGATTCCAGCCCAAAATGGCGATCATCATGATATCTATCCAATTCATCTTCATTACCTCATTTCATAGAACAATAATTCTCCTCTGGTTTGCAACACAATCAAGTTATTTTCCAGAACAAAGCCTTTTTCGATGTCTCTGGAAAGCTGATGTTCTGCGATGAGATCTAATCGATTATTAAACACCTTCAGCTCTCTTGCATTATATACTAAAATCGATGAAGCGTTGACATCCATGCCTGAAATATTCATGGCTATTTCTTTTTCCCGACTGTCTTTTCCATCAGCGGAAAGGTATCGTAGCCGACTCTGCATTTCTTCTTCTTGCCGATGAACCAGAATCCAAGCTTCTCCATTATGGCTTTTTAGGTAAAATGGGTCGATCGGTTGTTCCGCCACCACTTCTCTTTCTTTTGTCATTACCTGTAGTTGGTCATCCATCAAAATCGATAAATTGCGGCCTTCTTGCGCCAGCCCAAAAATAAGTTGCCGGGGAAAGGACCAAGAAGAAACCAATACCCCATGAAGGTCGTACATGGTCAGCACGGATTCATAGCCATCTGTCCCGACTTCCAGAAAACTTAGAAGCACACGGTCTCTTGATGAGTCCAGGGAGCTTGACAGCAGATGGGCGTCAGGCAAAATCATGCTTCCCATCACCCGCCCCTGAGGATCGAACACAGAAAAAGCCACCAGCCCATCTTCTTCTGGATGTTGTGCTAGAAGATGATGATCCTGATCACTAATCATCCACTGAATTGGTCGATTCACAGCCTGCTGATAAAGCATATGTCCTTCTTCATTCATGGATAACAGATAGCGGGGTGATTTTTCCAGGATCGATACCCGCTCTTTGTTTTGTGCCGCTACATGATCCATGTTTTCAGTCCCCAGAGTCCAGTCGTATTGGCTCTCTCCATGGAAGTAGCGGATTTCTGCATTTCTTAACAACATAATCCCTTCAGAAAAAGAAAGGATTTCCCAATTTCCGCTGTAAGGAATGGCCACTTCCCGATATAAAAACATTTCCTGATCGCCAGCCAAGATATGACGCTGTAAGTATCGAATGGTCCAGGGACTGCTTAATAACAGCATCACAAAAACAATCAACATAAATCCAAAGAGTCTTTTCCGAAACTTTCTTTTTACTTTCAAAAAAAAACCTCCCGGTTTTTTTAGTCTTTCGGTATCATGAAGGCTAGTTTGCCCATTACCAGGTTAACATCCAACTGGACGGCTTCATAAATTTCTCCATCCATGTTCATGGCACAAACCTTTTCCTTCACCTTTAGCCTTACCTGTTTTGTCTGTACATAAATGATTTCCTGAAAGGATACATGCTTTCCCAGAAATACACTAGGGAACAACAGCAATAATTTCCATGGGCTTAAGGGCTTCAGAAGACAGACATCCAGTTTTCCGTCGTACAGGCTGGCTCTGGGGCATATTTTCATGCCACCACCATAGTAGGCACCGTTGCCTATGGCCACCAAAACGCCTTCTCCTTTGTATTCTCCATGATCCCAGATTACCTCATAGGAATACCGCTTCATCCTTCGTACCTGCCGAATCAAAGCCGCCGTATAAACTAAAGCGCCAGGGTATCGGCCTTTCCAAAGGTTTGCCTGGTTGGCGATGGCGGCATCTAAACCGGTGCTATAAATGTTTAAAAACCGGTGTTGGTTCACTTCCCCATAATCCACCATGCTGCATTTGCCTTCGATCATGGTTTCGGTTGCTTTTTTCCAATTATCAATGGTCAGCATCCGACAAAAATCATTACCGGTACCTGCCGGTATTACGG is drawn from Tindallia californiensis and contains these coding sequences:
- the dnaX gene encoding DNA polymerase III subunit gamma/tau yields the protein MSYKALYRKWRPEVFEEVMGQAYIVQTLKNQIAADSISHAYLFSGIRGTGKTSTAKIFARAINCLDPYDGNPCNVCEVCRGILSDQVMDVLEIDAASNNGVDHIREIRESVKYPPVKGKYKVYIIDEVHMLSSGAFNALLKTLEEPPPHVVFILATTELHKIPPTVLSRCLRFNFKPLSMEEIKKRLEIICRSLDMDCDDGALTTVAINGEGALRDALSILDQCIAYHPGQLSYEHVIEVLGSINEDLLFQMTDHIAHQKPLKVAELLQQLYLEGKDMKQLLTELMKHFRWLMMASLNAKIEGWEAMPETKREKLVQQAAAFETRGITEMIRKMADIEFSMKKSAQPYILLESGMIALASPAPKAAPSAPSAQVAPPPETVQPVQKPKGEAKPSPKKKPAAAPSLAPTQQPSPTKGSSEDLLELVRQQWPEVLEQIRLDKKASIQAMAREGKIIAIEGEVAVLGFDQEHSFHCNKLDREDIKSYLSRLLKDKTGKSLRIKLQLLEDNKQSARQQQEQTIEKLKEAVPENILEIVEEE
- a CDS encoding CvpA family protein, whose translation is MNWIDIMMIAILGWNLFRGYARGLILTIASLVSYMVGYWSASQYSHLVTERWINSPFLIGSIREWVYGYLKARWERPEVNHLAEENIQALWQQLPVPSVVLDWIPDYTEFNGLESAMELADDWVLAQATEALLHFLISCFSFLLVFIVVKQLVYLAGLLINGFFKLPVLNMANRMAGLAAGLIRGLILIWVITILLTPFAAANAQGAVAEALRQSALLPWLNNLMPSVFGSPESFAQVQINEGGEIL
- a CDS encoding DUF5711 family protein, which translates into the protein MKVKRKFRKRLFGFMLIVFVMLLLSSPWTIRYLQRHILAGDQEMFLYREVAIPYSGNWEILSFSEGIMLLRNAEIRYFHGESQYDWTLGTENMDHVAAQNKERVSILEKSPRYLLSMNEEGHMLYQQAVNRPIQWMISDQDHHLLAQHPEEDGLVAFSVFDPQGRVMGSMILPDAHLLSSSLDSSRDRVLLSFLEVGTDGYESVLTMYDLHGVLVSSWSFPRQLIFGLAQEGRNLSILMDDQLQVMTKEREVVAEQPIDPFYLKSHNGEAWILVHRQEEEMQSRLRYLSADGKDSREKEIAMNISGMDVNASSILVYNARELKVFNNRLDLIAEHQLSRDIEKGFVLENNLIVLQTRGELLFYEMR
- a CDS encoding diacylglycerol/lipid kinase family protein → MKAYHVIVNPNAGNGKGLSVQKKVQKYLESRGIEAHFYFTEKAGDAREMAKSLAPETVKVLGMIGGDGTYNEVLNGMTPGAYPLAVIPAGTGNDFCRMLTIDNWKKATETMIEGKCSMVDYGEVNQHRFLNIYSTGLDAAIANQANLWKGRYPGALVYTAALIRQVRRMKRYSYEVIWDHGEYKGEGVLVAIGNGAYYGGGMKICPRASLYDGKLDVCLLKPLSPWKLLLLFPSVFLGKHVSFQEIIYVQTKQVRLKVKEKVCAMNMDGEIYEAVQLDVNLVMGKLAFMIPKD